The DNA window CACAGGATCTGACCGCGCTCGACGTCTTCACGCTTGGTGCCGCGCAGCAAAGCGCCGATGTTGTCGCCAGCCTGGCCCTGATCGAGCAGCTTGCGGAACATTTCAACGCCGGTCACCGTCGTCTTGGTGGTCGGACGGATGCCGACGATCTCGACTTCCTCGCCAACCTTGACGATGCCGCGCTCGACACGGCCGGTCACCACGGTGCCACGACCGGAGATCGAGAACACGTCTTCGATCGGCATCAGGAACGGCTGGTCGATCGGACGGTCCGGCTGCGGAATGTAGGCATCGACCTGGGTCATCAGCTCGAGGATCGAGTCATGACCGAGGACCGGATCGCCGCCCTCGAGGGCAACCAGCGCCGAACCCTTGACGATCGGAATGTCGTCGCCGGGGAAGTCGTAGGACGAAAGAAGCTCGCGCACTTCCATCTCCACCAGCTCAAGCAGCTCGGGATCGTCGACCATGTCGCACTTGTTCAAGTAGACGACGATCGCCGGAACGCCGACCTGACGGGCCAGCAGGATGTGCTCGCGGGTCTGGGGCATCGGGCCGTCGGCGGCCGAAACCACCAGGATCGCGCCGTCCATCTGAGCCGCGCCGGTGATCATGTTCTTCACATAGTCGGCGTGGCCTGGGCAATCCACGTGCGCATAGTGACGGTTCTTCGTCTCGTACTCGACGTGAGCCGTGTTGATCGTGATGCCACGCGCCTTCTCTTCAGGAGCCGCGTCGATCTGATCATAGGCCTTGAACGTCGCGCCGCCCGTCTCGGCAAGAACCTTCGTGATCGCCGCGGTCAGCGACGTCTTGCCGTGGTCAACGTGACCGATCGTGCCGATGTTGCAGTGCGGCTTCGTCCGCGAAAACTTTTCCTTGGCCATCGCTTCGTCTCTCTCGAAAGGTTTGTGGGGCCTTTTCGTGCGCTGCCCCCGAACCGGGGCGGCCGGTCGGCGGCTCGAATAGTGCCTTTTAACGTAAGGTTCAAGCCCTGATTAGCGCCGCCCTTCCCGCAAAGAGCAATAAGCGCCGAGGCTGAGCCATATGGACCGCTTTCCCTGAAAATTCAAGGTCGCCACACAGCTAAAACAAGCCGCGCACCAGTCGCCGCTGCTTGATGGCCTCGCCGGACAGACTTACCCCTCTCTGGGGGAAAATACGGATGATCGATGGGCGTTGGAGGCAAGCAGGGGGATTCGCGCTACAGATGGATAATCGTGACGACTTCATCGACTGCGTCACCATGGGCGCGGCCGCCCTGGTCGCCTTCTAGGCCGATCGTCCCCAGGCCGGACTCCGAGATACGGGCGAAATGGCTATAATCCGCGTTCACCGGAATCTCCTTCGAACGTGATCGCATTGGCCATTTACTCGTGATCTAGGTAATATACTTATCTGAACGCAACATACTGGCAGTTCAAGGAAGGGCGTCCGATGGCTGATGCAATTATTCGTCGGCCTCGCGGAAACCATTTGAGACCCCTCCAAACAACTCTACCTCCAGATAATTGGCTCGCCCCAGCGCCTCTCTGGGCCCGAGCTCCAGACACCCGAAGTCCGCGAGGGCTTCTTGGAGAGTGACAAATGCAGATCGGAATGATGGGACTGGGCCGGATGGGTTACAACATGGCACTGCGTCTCATGGCGGGCGGCCATGAAGTCGTGGCCTATGACCTCAATCGAGACAACGTTGCCGCTATCGAAACCCAAGGCGCCGTGGCCGCCTCCTCGGTCGAAGACCTGATAGCCCACCTGAAACCGCCGCGCGCCATCTGGCTGATGCTGCCCGCCGCCGTCACGGAAAGCACGGTCCGCGATCTTTCGACGCACCTTTCGCCTGATGACATCCTCATCGATGGTGGCAACTCCAACTATCGTAACGCCGTCGACCTTGCCGGCGAACTCGCCACGGCGGGAATTCACTTTCTCGATGTCGGCACATCCGGCGGCGTATGGGGCAAGGAGCGCGGCTACTGCCTGATGATCGGCGGGGATGCCGGCGCCGTCGCCCGGCTCGATCCAGTGTTCGCGACGCTTGCCCCCGGCGGCGACCCGTCGTTCGGCACGGCCGAACGTGGTTATCTTCATTGCGGTCCGGCTGGCGCTGGGCACTTCGTCAAGATGATCCACAATGGCATCGAATACGGCATGATGGCCGCCTACGCGGAAGGTCTCAACATCCTGAAATCGGCCAATGCCGGCGCAGTGGCACGGAAGGCCGACGCGGAGACCAGTCCGCTCGAGGAGCCGCAATACTACCGCTACGACTTCGACGTGGCCGCCGTCACCGAGGTGTGGCGACACGCTAGCGTCATCAGTTCGTGGTTGCTCGATCTGACCGCTTCGGCGCTCTCCGCCGACCCCGATCTTTCGTCCTATCAGGGCAATGTCGCCGACTCCGGCGAGGGACGCTGGACGCTCAAGGCGGCCATCGACACCAGCGTACCGGTGCCGGTTTTGTCCTCGGCGCTGTTCAGTCGGTTTACGTCGCGCGGCAATGACGAATTCGCCAACAAGGTGCTTTCGGCAATGCGCCAGGCCTTCGGTGGCCACATCGAGAAGAAGGAGAGCCACTGACATGCCCAGAGCCATCAAGGAAGCCCGTAACGGACGGTCGGACGCTCTTGTCA is part of the Pleomorphomonas sp. PLEO genome and encodes:
- the gnd gene encoding phosphogluconate dehydrogenase (NAD(+)-dependent, decarboxylating), with protein sequence MQIGMMGLGRMGYNMALRLMAGGHEVVAYDLNRDNVAAIETQGAVAASSVEDLIAHLKPPRAIWLMLPAAVTESTVRDLSTHLSPDDILIDGGNSNYRNAVDLAGELATAGIHFLDVGTSGGVWGKERGYCLMIGGDAGAVARLDPVFATLAPGGDPSFGTAERGYLHCGPAGAGHFVKMIHNGIEYGMMAAYAEGLNILKSANAGAVARKADAETSPLEEPQYYRYDFDVAAVTEVWRHASVISSWLLDLTASALSADPDLSSYQGNVADSGEGRWTLKAAIDTSVPVPVLSSALFSRFTSRGNDEFANKVLSAMRQAFGGHIEKKESH
- the tuf gene encoding elongation factor Tu encodes the protein MAKEKFSRTKPHCNIGTIGHVDHGKTSLTAAITKVLAETGGATFKAYDQIDAAPEEKARGITINTAHVEYETKNRHYAHVDCPGHADYVKNMITGAAQMDGAILVVSAADGPMPQTREHILLARQVGVPAIVVYLNKCDMVDDPELLELVEMEVRELLSSYDFPGDDIPIVKGSALVALEGGDPVLGHDSILELMTQVDAYIPQPDRPIDQPFLMPIEDVFSISGRGTVVTGRVERGIVKVGEEVEIVGIRPTTKTTVTGVEMFRKLLDQGQAGDNIGALLRGTKREDVERGQILCKPASVNPHTKFKAEAYILTKEEGGRHTPFFTNYRPQFYFRTTDVTGVVTLDEGVEMVMPGDNVTMNVQLIVPIAMEEKLRFAIREGGRTVGAGVVASIVE